A region of the Bradysia coprophila strain Holo2 unplaced genomic scaffold, BU_Bcop_v1 contig_232, whole genome shotgun sequence genome:
GTTAAACGActagttttaatttttctaattcaCTTGTTAGAGTGTGaagattttcacaacaaattaaaaactcTTCTCAATGTGTTCAagtgaacatagaaaatataccggaaaaactaatttcattttcaaccaaATTGAAAGTTTAACTTTTCCCAAACGGAAAGCACATCAGCATTTCTACTATCAGAAAAtccaatctattacttcatttgatctaactATTAACCAGAGATTGACAAACCAACATTAGGTACTCAACTTATAACCTTGCCCTTGGTTACTTATGATGACACCgcaaagatttaatttttaatttcgttgTGGTGAAACGATAAGAACATAGAAAAGTGGAACATTTGTCGTTTCAAATGCACGAAACCCACATTAAATATTATGTTAATTATCTTTTCAGTGACGCTGATggtttacaaacaaattcttaTTGGGCTGATTTATTTAAGCTCAATTACGAAATGCCAAATACCATCGATCGGCGGCTGTCGCACAATTCAGACGACGCTCAAGCTTAAAATAGAGCAATATTTGGGCACATGGTATGAGGTTGAACGATATTTTACGATCAATGAATTGGCATCTCGCTGTATCGCAGCTACATACGAACGAAGAGCTGATGGGAAAATATGGGTGAACAATGTGATGACGAATCAAATGTAAGAACATTTGGAACTTCCAAAAAAGCACACGACTCTTGAGAAAACCACTTGCACACTGAGATTGACTGTCTTTTCCATTAGAACAAACGTTCAACAAAATATGTCTGGTACAGTGGAACTAACCGGGGTCGGTGTCGGTGGCGAAGCAACGTACACTATTCATTACACAACTCTACTGGTAAATTACAACATCACAATGACCGTATTGGGAACGGACTATAATAACTACGCGGTAGTTTGGTCGTGTAATGGAATTGGATCGGTTGTGCATTCAGGTAgaattgataaaattcaatGCTCGGAACGGTTCGGATTTAGTCTGGCCGATACGCGAGcctgaactaaaatttcaggCACGACTTGAACGTGATCTGAACCTCAAATGTTctatttcgggttcaaccaGAACTTGAATTGGTTCGACCCGAATCTGAACATTTACTTTCAGGTTTCTCacaaacctgacctgaacctgaaattttcagctTAGACCAAGTAGCCCgaaaaaattcgtgaaaatttgtgatttctcttgtaaaaatttcgggttacccgaacccgaccttATTCAACCTGAAAGTTTTAGGTTCATGTCAAACCCAACAGATATTCGGGTCGCACCAACTCATCAGGTTCAGGTTGAAATCTGGTTCAAGTTAACATGACTTGATGAAACAGGTCAATCCGAGTCTGATTTGAGCCTTGCAGCCGTAACAGATAGTTAAAGCAACTGTTCATTCAACATACAGAATCAGCATGGCTGATGACGAGAAAACGAAATCCCCCGGCTCATGTATTGAAAAAAGCTTACCGTGTCTTGAAACAATTTGGATTCTCTCGCTCATCTTTCCTGAAAACGgatcaaaataattgcgaTGCTGTTCCACCAGTTCTATTTAATAGAACAATAGAAATTCCACGGGATCCAGACGAGGATGAAGACGAGGACGAAGACTGATCTGTGATGCCGGGCACGAATTCGCAGGACAATATTTCGAATCATGCTAAGTTGGTACATTATCTATTTGATCGTgtgaaaatt
Encoded here:
- the LOC119076146 gene encoding apolipoprotein D-like isoform X2 encodes the protein MTLMVYKQILIGLIYLSSITKCQIPSIGGCRTIQTTLKLKIEQYLGTWYEVERYFTINELASRCIAATYERRADGKIWVNNVMTNQITNVQQNMSGTVELTGVGVGGEATYTIHYTTLLVNYNITMTVLGTDYNNYAVVWSCNGIGSVVHSESAWLMTRKRNPPAHVLKKAYRVLKQFGFSRSSFLKTDQNNCDAVPPVLFNRTIEIPRDPDEDEDEDED